From a single Glycine soja cultivar W05 chromosome 19, ASM419377v2, whole genome shotgun sequence genomic region:
- the LOC114399656 gene encoding protein NRT1/ PTR FAMILY 3.1-like isoform X2, translating to MRKWGRKKRRRRRRSIDEEASEHYLSFLGLISITVSAILPQFRPPPCPTQVNCQEATSSQLWILYISLLLTSVGSGGIRPCVVPFSADQFDMTKSGVASRKWNLFNWYFFSMGLASLSALTIVVYIQDNMGWGWGLGIPCIAMLISIIAFVLGSPLYKTVKPEGSPLVRLAQVTVAAIKKRKEALPEDPQLLYHNWELDTPISLEGRLLHSNQYKWLDKAAIVTEEEARDQTTTPNLWKLATVHRVEELKSIIRMLPIWASGILLITSSSHLHSFVIQQARTMDRHLSPSFQISPASMSIFSVLTMMSGVVLYERLFVPFARRFTGNPSGITCLQRMGIGFIINIIATVVAGLMEMKRKSFAAKYHLLDDPKATIPISVFWLVPQYCLHGVAEIFMSVGHLEFLFEQAPESMRSSATALYCITTAIGNYMGTLLVSLVHKYTGKENNWLPDRNLNRGGLDYYYFLLSGIQVVNLVYYLICAWFYTYKPVDEISERTKEEDLEQANEHISPDDKLLKDGRDEEKRELTKDE from the exons GGATTGATTAGCATCACAGTATCAGCTATACTGCCACAATTTCGGCCCCCACCATGCCCAACACAAGTGAATTGCCAAGAAGCCACATCCTCACAACTGTGGATACTCTACATCTCCCTCCTCCTCACATCTGTTGGATCAGGTGGCATTAGACCATGTGTTGTGCCCTTTTCAGCAGACCAATTTGACATGACCAAAAGTGGTGTAGCATCAAGGAAGTGGAACCTCTTCAATTGGTACTTTTTCAGCATGGGCTTGGCTTCTCTTAGTGCTTTGACCATTGTGGTTTACATTCAAGACAACATGGGCTGGGGTTGGGGCCTTGGAATTCCATGCATTGCCATGTTGATATCCATAATTGCCTTTGTGTTGGGCTCACCACTTTATAAGACTGTGAAACCAGAAGGGAGCCCTTTGGTTCGTTTGGCCCAAGTAACCGTGGCAGCtataaagaaaaggaaggaggcTTTGCCAGAAGATCCCCAGCTTTTGTACCATAATTGGGAACTTGATACTCCTATTTCTTTGGAAGGGAGGCTTCTACACTCTAATCAATATaa ATGGTTGGACAAGGCTGCAATTGTCACAGAGGAGGAGGCGAGAGACCAAACTACAACACCAAACTTATGGAAATTAGCCACTGTCCACAGAGTTGAGGAGCTAAAATCCATCATCAGAATGCTTCCAATTTGGGCATCAGGAATTCTGCTCATAACTTCTTCATCACATCTACACAGCTTTGTGATTCAACAAGCTCGCACTATGGACCGTCACCTTTCTCCCTCGTTCCAAATTTCCCCCGCTAGCATGTCCATTTTCAGCGTGCTAACCATGATGTCAGGAGTTGTTCTATACGAACGCCTTTTCGTTCCCTTTGCGCGTAGATTCACAGGGAACCCTTCTGGAATCACATGCTTGCAAAGAATGGGAATAGGTTTCATAATTAACATCATAGCCACTGTGGTTGCTGGCCTAAtggaaatgaaaaggaaatcaTTTGCTGCCAAGTACCACTTATTGGATGATCCAAAAGCCACTATTCCTATTAGTGTGTTCTGGTTGGTACCTCAGTATTGTCTTCATGGGGTGGCTGAAATTTTCATGTCTGTTGGACATTTGGAATTTCTCTTTGAGCAGGCACCTGAAAGCATGAGAAGCAGTGCTACAGCACTGTACTGCATAACCACAGCCATTGGGAACTACATGGGTACATTGCTGGTATCATTAGTTCATAAGTATACTGGCAAGGAGAATAATTGGTTGCCAGATAGGAACCTCAATAGGGGTGGATTGGACtactattattttcttcttagtGGGATTCAAGTTGTGAATCTCGTTTATTATTTGATATGTGCTTGGTTTTACACTTATAAGCCCGTGGATGAAATTAGTGAAAGGACCAAGGAAGAAGATTTGGAACAAGCCAATGAACATATCTCACCTGATGACAAGTTATTAAAGGATGGTAGGgatgaagaaaagagagaattaaCGAAAGATGAATGA
- the LOC114400090 gene encoding ubiquitin carboxyl-terminal hydrolase 5-like, giving the protein MTEVPMCIASVCELSPDEERILIRDIALTAQANSKEGDTFFLITQRWWQHWIEYVNQEQTNTSYDASSLSEHCDLANSSVLKRPAGIDNSDLIDDAVSEDTGMGIEIHDTLLEGRDYVLLPQEVWNQLFRWYGGGPTLARKVISSGLSQTELAVEVYPLRLQLLMLPKNDRFPIRISKKETIGQLHRKACEIFDLQPDQVCIWDYYARRKHALMNDMDKTLDDANLQMDQDILVEVINNTNNTSFAQENGSAQREMNSALVEPSKSSLSIAGGLSASRGASRGHNMDLSSSQNLNSPVRDVENPYGTSGVTTRGSFGGLTGLLNLGNTCYMNSAIQCLVHTPEFARYFREDYHREINWQNPLGMVGELALAFGELLRKLWAPGRTPIAPRPFKAKLVRFAPQFSGHNQHDSQELLAFLLDGLHEDLNRVKHKPYIKSRDADGRPDEEVADEYWANHIARNDSIIVDVCQGQYKSTLVCPVCNKVSVTFDPFMYLSLPLQPTTNRTMTVTVFACDGAALPSACTVTVPKQGRCRDLIQALSNACSLKHNERLVLVEIRNHLIHRYFEDPLQLLSNIKDDDRLSAYKVPKIDKNTKYLQLIHRRREQSSDSHIISGWKPYGTPIVSLISCDDTVTRGDIQVIVNRMLSPLLRKGINVEQATTSETSISKATSDQCSFNSSDDACAANMVSNSVNKDTTNSKAPPVPLPTLPLLLVDDNNACIDLSMGEEKVVKLSPLSPKILVYIDWSQKLLEKYDTHPLETLPEVLKYGPVTKKARTEPLSLYTCLEAFLREEPLVPEDMWYCPKCKERRQASKKLDLWRLPEVLVIHLKRFSYSRSMKHKLETFVNFPIHDFDLTNYIANKNNTRRQLYELYALTNHYGSMGSGHYTAHIKLLDENRWYNFDDSHISLISEDEVNTAAAYVLFYRRVKNDDAAVSNGA; this is encoded by the exons ATGACAGAGGTGCCGATGTGTATCGCCAGCGTCTGTGAGCTGAGTCCAGATGAGGAGAGGATCTTGATCAGAGACATTGCTCTCACTGCCCAAGCTAACAGCAAAGAAGGCGACACCTTCTTCTTAATCACTCagag ATGGTGGCAACATTGGATTGAATATGTGAACCAAGAACAGACAAACACTTCATATGATGCATCTTCCTTATCAGAACATTGTGATTTGGCCAATTCAAGTGTGTTAAAGAGGCCAGCTGGTATTGATAATTCTGATTTGATAGATGATGCTGTGTCAGAGGACACTGGTATGGGTATTGAGATTCATGATACACTTTTAGAAGGCCGTGACTATGTATTACTTCCCCAAGAAGTTTGGAACCAATTATTTAGATG GTATGGCGGTGGACCTACATTGGCAAGGAAAGTTATTAGTTCAGGTCTTTCCCAGACTGAATTGGCAGTAGAGGTGTATCCTTTACGGCTTCAATTACTTATGTTGCCAAAAAATGATCGTTTCCCTATAAGAATAAGCAAGAAG GAAACCATTGGACAGCTTCACAGAAAAGCTTGTGAAATATTTGATCTTCAGCCAGACCAA GTGTGTATTTGGGATTACTATGCCCGTCGAAAGCATGCTTTGATGAATGACATGGACAAAACTCTCGACGATGCTAATTTACAAATGGACCAAGAT ATTCTTGTTGAGGTCATCAACAATACAAACAACACAAGTTTTGCTCAAGAAAATGGGTCTGCACAGAGGGAAATGAATTCTGCTCTTGTGGAGCCTTCAAAATCAAGCTTATCGATTGCTGGTGGCTTATCTGCTAGCAGAGGTGCATCTAGAGGCCACAACATGGACCTTTCTTCATCTCAGAACCTAAATTCTCCAGTTAGAGATGTGGAAAACCCTTATGGAACCAGTGGTGTCACCACAAGAGGTTCATTCGGTGGTCTCACTGGATTGCTGAATCTTGGCAATACTTGTTACATGAATAGTGCAATACAGTGCCTTGTTCATACACCGGAATTTGCTAGGTACTTCAGGGAAGACTATCACCGAGAGATAAATTGGCAAAATCCATTGGGCATGGTT GGTGAACTAGCCCTAGCATTTGGTGAGTTGCTTCGAAAACTATGGGCACCTGGGCGAACACCAATCGCTCCTCGGCCTTTTAAAGCAAAGCTTGTTCGCTTTGCACCTCAGTTCAGTGGGCACAATCAACATGATTCTCAG GAGCTTTTAGCATTTCTTCTTGATGGTCTTCATGAAGACTTGAATCGTGTAAAGCACAAACCATATATAAAATCTCGAGATGCCGATGGCCGGCCTGATGAAGAAGTGGCTGACGAATATTGGGCAAATCATATTGCTCGTAATGATTCCATAATTGTTGATGTATGCCAG GGACAATACAAGTCAACTTTGGTTTGTCCAGTTTGTAATAAAGTCTCTGTCACATTTGATCCTTTTATGTACCTTTCCCTGCCACTCCAGCCCACCACCAATAGAACCATGACAGTGACAGTTTTTGCTTGTGATGGAGCCGCCCTTCCATCTGCTTGTACAGTAACTGTCCCTAAGCAGGGACGATGCAGGGATCTCATACAGGCACTTAGCAATGCTTGCTCATTGAAGCACAATGAGAGGCTAGTACTTGTGGAG ATACGAAACCATTTGATCCATAGATATTTTGAAGATCCTCTTCAATTGTTGTCTAATATTAAAGATGATGACCGTCTTTCTGCTTACAAGGTTCCAAAGATAGACAAGAACACAAAGTATCTCCAGTTGATACATCGCCGAAGAGAGCA GAGTAGTGACTCACACATCATATCCGGATGGAAACCATATGGAACACCTATTGTTTCGTTGATTTCATGTGATGATACAGTCACAAGAGGTGATATACAAGTAATAGTTAATCGTATGCTCTCTCCACTGCTAAGGAAAGGTATCAATGTAGAACAAGCTACCACTTCTGAAACAAGCATCTCAAAAGCAACATCTGATCAATGCAGTTTTAATTCTTCTGATGATGCATGTGCTGCCAACATGGTGTCTAATTCAGTAAATAAGGATACTACCAATTCAAAGGCGCCGCCAGTGCCATTGCCAACATTACCTCTTCTCTTGGTAGATGATAACAATGCTTGCATTGATCTTTCAATGGGAGAGGAAAAAGTAGTTAAACTGTCGCCATTGTCACCAAAGATTTTAGTGTATATTGATTGGTCTCAGAAGCTTCTGGAGAAGTATGATACTCATCCACTTGAGACTTTGCCTGAAGTTCTAAAATATGGACCTGTAACCAAGAAAGCTCGTACTGAACCTCTCTCCTTGTACACCTGCTTGGAAGCTTTTCTGCGTGAAGAACCTCTGGTGCCCGAAGATATGTG GTACTGTCCTAAATGCAAAGAGAGACGACAAGCAAGCAAGAAGCTTGATTTGTGGAGACTCCCAGAGGTTTTGGTCATTCATTTGAAGAGGTTTTCCTACAGCAGGTCAATGAAGCATAAACTGGAGACTTTTGTTAACTTTCCcattcatgattttgatttaaCCAATTACATAGCCAACAAAAACAACACTCGGCGTCAACTGTACGAACTGTATGCCCTTACAAATCATTATGGCAGTATGGGTAGCGGGCATTACACTGCACATATTAAG CTTTTAGATGAGAACAGGTGGTACAATTTTGATGACAGCCACATATCACTCATAAGTGAAGATGAGGTTAACACTGCTGCTGCCTATGTGCTATTTTACCGCAGGGTGAAGAATGACGATGCCGCTGTTAGCAATGGGGCTTAG
- the LOC114399656 gene encoding protein NRT1/ PTR FAMILY 3.1-like isoform X1, giving the protein MEIEKSTKSNAEMGEKEEKKKKKKHRRGGIRTLPFILANEVCDRFASAGFHGNLISYLTQELNMPLVSASNTLTNFGGTSSFTPLIGAIVADSFAGRFWTITVASLIYELGLISITVSAILPQFRPPPCPTQVNCQEATSSQLWILYISLLLTSVGSGGIRPCVVPFSADQFDMTKSGVASRKWNLFNWYFFSMGLASLSALTIVVYIQDNMGWGWGLGIPCIAMLISIIAFVLGSPLYKTVKPEGSPLVRLAQVTVAAIKKRKEALPEDPQLLYHNWELDTPISLEGRLLHSNQYKWLDKAAIVTEEEARDQTTTPNLWKLATVHRVEELKSIIRMLPIWASGILLITSSSHLHSFVIQQARTMDRHLSPSFQISPASMSIFSVLTMMSGVVLYERLFVPFARRFTGNPSGITCLQRMGIGFIINIIATVVAGLMEMKRKSFAAKYHLLDDPKATIPISVFWLVPQYCLHGVAEIFMSVGHLEFLFEQAPESMRSSATALYCITTAIGNYMGTLLVSLVHKYTGKENNWLPDRNLNRGGLDYYYFLLSGIQVVNLVYYLICAWFYTYKPVDEISERTKEEDLEQANEHISPDDKLLKDGRDEEKRELTKDE; this is encoded by the exons CAAATGAAGTGTGTGACAGATTTGCAAGTGCTGGTTTTCATGGTAACTTGATAAGTTACTTAACCCAAGAGCTGAACATGCCATTGGTATCAGCCTCAAACACACTGACAAACTTTGGAGGAACATCTAGCTTCACCCCTCTCATTGGGGCAATCGTGGCAGATTCCTTTGCTGGACGCTTTTGGACCATTACCGTTGCTTCTCTCATTTATGAATTG GGATTGATTAGCATCACAGTATCAGCTATACTGCCACAATTTCGGCCCCCACCATGCCCAACACAAGTGAATTGCCAAGAAGCCACATCCTCACAACTGTGGATACTCTACATCTCCCTCCTCCTCACATCTGTTGGATCAGGTGGCATTAGACCATGTGTTGTGCCCTTTTCAGCAGACCAATTTGACATGACCAAAAGTGGTGTAGCATCAAGGAAGTGGAACCTCTTCAATTGGTACTTTTTCAGCATGGGCTTGGCTTCTCTTAGTGCTTTGACCATTGTGGTTTACATTCAAGACAACATGGGCTGGGGTTGGGGCCTTGGAATTCCATGCATTGCCATGTTGATATCCATAATTGCCTTTGTGTTGGGCTCACCACTTTATAAGACTGTGAAACCAGAAGGGAGCCCTTTGGTTCGTTTGGCCCAAGTAACCGTGGCAGCtataaagaaaaggaaggaggcTTTGCCAGAAGATCCCCAGCTTTTGTACCATAATTGGGAACTTGATACTCCTATTTCTTTGGAAGGGAGGCTTCTACACTCTAATCAATATaa ATGGTTGGACAAGGCTGCAATTGTCACAGAGGAGGAGGCGAGAGACCAAACTACAACACCAAACTTATGGAAATTAGCCACTGTCCACAGAGTTGAGGAGCTAAAATCCATCATCAGAATGCTTCCAATTTGGGCATCAGGAATTCTGCTCATAACTTCTTCATCACATCTACACAGCTTTGTGATTCAACAAGCTCGCACTATGGACCGTCACCTTTCTCCCTCGTTCCAAATTTCCCCCGCTAGCATGTCCATTTTCAGCGTGCTAACCATGATGTCAGGAGTTGTTCTATACGAACGCCTTTTCGTTCCCTTTGCGCGTAGATTCACAGGGAACCCTTCTGGAATCACATGCTTGCAAAGAATGGGAATAGGTTTCATAATTAACATCATAGCCACTGTGGTTGCTGGCCTAAtggaaatgaaaaggaaatcaTTTGCTGCCAAGTACCACTTATTGGATGATCCAAAAGCCACTATTCCTATTAGTGTGTTCTGGTTGGTACCTCAGTATTGTCTTCATGGGGTGGCTGAAATTTTCATGTCTGTTGGACATTTGGAATTTCTCTTTGAGCAGGCACCTGAAAGCATGAGAAGCAGTGCTACAGCACTGTACTGCATAACCACAGCCATTGGGAACTACATGGGTACATTGCTGGTATCATTAGTTCATAAGTATACTGGCAAGGAGAATAATTGGTTGCCAGATAGGAACCTCAATAGGGGTGGATTGGACtactattattttcttcttagtGGGATTCAAGTTGTGAATCTCGTTTATTATTTGATATGTGCTTGGTTTTACACTTATAAGCCCGTGGATGAAATTAGTGAAAGGACCAAGGAAGAAGATTTGGAACAAGCCAATGAACATATCTCACCTGATGACAAGTTATTAAAGGATGGTAGGgatgaagaaaagagagaattaaCGAAAGATGAATGA